The sequence below is a genomic window from Candidatus Omnitrophota bacterium.
TGTTTACGCGCATGATGGTTATTCAACCCAATGTTCTTATTTTAGATGAACCGACTAATCACCTTGATTTGGAATCAATCACTTCTTTAAACCGGGGTTTAGCCAAATTTCAGGGAACAATTCTATTTTCTTCGCATGATCATGAATTGATTCAAACCGTAGCAAACCGCATTATTGAGATTACGCCTTCTGGCTACATTGATCGTATCAGCACTACCTTTGATGAGTACCTTGAGAATGAGCAAATTAAAGAGCAACGCAGCCAGTTATACAAGATGAATAGGGAGGATTGATGTTTAGAGAAAAGATTAAAGTTTTGGATTGTACTATTAGAGATGGCGGTTTGATGAATAATCATGATTTCGACTTGCGTTTTGTACGCGAGGTTTATAAGGCCCTTTCTGAAGCAGGCATAGATTATATGGAAATTGGTTATAAGAATTCTAGGCGGCTTTTTAACCCGAAAGAATTCGGAAAATGGAAATTCTGTGATGACCAGGATATAAAGAAAGTAATTGAGGGAATACAGTCTAGAACAAAAATTTCAGTTATGGTAGACGTGGATAGGGTAGATATTGATGATGTTTTGCCCAAGAAGGATAGTCCGGTAGATATGGTCAGGGTTGCCACTTATGTAAAGGATGTGGACAAAGCGATATTTTTGGCAAATCACTTTACGGATAAAGGCTATGAGACTGCGGTAAATATTATGGCAATATCCCGGGCTTTGGATAATGAGCTTACAGAAAGCCTGCAACAGTTAGAGAAGGAGTGCAAGGCAAAGATAATTAATATTGTAGATAGTTTTGGCTCGCTTTATCAGGAGACAACGGAGTTTCTTATTAAGAAGGCAAAGAGTATTTTAAAAACTAAAGAGATTGGCATGCATGCGCATAATAATCAGCAGCTTGCTTTTGCCAATACTATTGAGGCAATTATCCATGATGCTAATTATGTGGACACGACAATTTTTGGCTTGGGAAGGGCAGCAGGTAATTGCCCTACAGAACTGATCCTTGGATTTTTGAAGAATCCAAAATATGACATTCGTCCAATATTGGATGTAATTTCCAAGGAGCTTATTCCTTTACAGAAAAAGATAGAATGGGGATATTTTATACCTTATGCAATTACCGGTATTCTTGATGAGCATCCACGTAGTGCGATTGCTCTGAGGGAGAGCGATAAAAAAGAAAATTACCGTGAATTTTACGAAAAACTAGTTGGAGAAGTTGAGGAATGAAAAATGGGACCGTTTCTATTTTTATTTTCCTAGCTCATGAAAAATAGAAACGGTCCCATTTTTCCTGGGAGGAGCAAAGTTATGGATAGGATATCGAAGGAATATGAGGTTGGTAATAAAGCTATAGATAGCTTAATAGATGAACTTGTTAGGAATTGCGCTTCTTCTGAAAGTGAGCATCTATTAAAAGAAATAATTACCACTGCGGTTAAGCTGGGCAGAGAGTCTAATGATAAGGGTGATCTTAAGCTTGTAAATAATACGCTTAAAGAATTACGTTATTCTTTTAGGATTTTTTCTCCTTATAGAAATACAAAGAAGGTAATAATCTTTGGTTCTGCAAGATCGAAAAAAACTTCAGCTGAATATAAGATGGCTGAAGAATTTTCAAGAAAACTTTCCACAAAGGGCTATATGATTGTAACCGGAGGCGGCCCCGGGGTTATGGAAGCCGGCAATAAAGGAGCTGTTGCAGGAAAAGATTTTGCTTTAAACATCCGCTTGCCTTTTGAGCAGAAGCCTAATCCATATATAGATGAAAGGGAAAGGCTGATTAATTTTAAATATTTTTTTACTAGGAAGCTAATTTTTGTAAAAGAGACGGATGCAACCGCGCTTTTTCCCGGAGGTTTTGGAACAAATGATGAAGGATTTGAGGTGCTTACGCTTATTCAGACCGGAAAATCTAAGCCCCGGCCGATAGTTTTAATGGAACCTCCGGGTTCTGCCTATTGGGCTGATTGGAAGCGTTTTGTAAGCAATCACCTGTTTAAAAAAGGGTTTATCAATAAAGAGGATTTCAGCCTTTTTTGCATTGTAAAAAGTACGGACCAGGCAATTAAATATATTGAAGAC
It includes:
- a CDS encoding aldolase catalytic domain-containing protein — its product is MFREKIKVLDCTIRDGGLMNNHDFDLRFVREVYKALSEAGIDYMEIGYKNSRRLFNPKEFGKWKFCDDQDIKKVIEGIQSRTKISVMVDVDRVDIDDVLPKKDSPVDMVRVATYVKDVDKAIFLANHFTDKGYETAVNIMAISRALDNELTESLQQLEKECKAKIINIVDSFGSLYQETTEFLIKKAKSILKTKEIGMHAHNNQQLAFANTIEAIIHDANYVDTTIFGLGRAAGNCPTELILGFLKNPKYDIRPILDVISKELIPLQKKIEWGYFIPYAITGILDEHPRSAIALRESDKKENYREFYEKLVGEVEE
- a CDS encoding TIGR00730 family Rossman fold protein, producing MDRISKEYEVGNKAIDSLIDELVRNCASSESEHLLKEIITTAVKLGRESNDKGDLKLVNNTLKELRYSFRIFSPYRNTKKVIIFGSARSKKTSAEYKMAEEFSRKLSTKGYMIVTGGGPGVMEAGNKGAVAGKDFALNIRLPFEQKPNPYIDERERLINFKYFFTRKLIFVKETDATALFPGGFGTNDEGFEVLTLIQTGKSKPRPIVLMEPPGSAYWADWKRFVSNHLFKKGFINKEDFSLFCIVKSTDQAIKYIEDFYKVYHSLRYVAGLTVMRLNKKLTDKTLNILNQKFKDILVCGEICLASATQEEIEKGEYPQLPRLIMNFNMRDYGRLCEMISVINQD